gccctttacgctAATAGACGCcgcggccctttacgcgcaataggacgccgctcggccctttacgcgcaatagggacgccgccggccctttacgcgcaataggacgccgccggccctttatgcgcaatagggACGCCgcccggccctttacgcgcaatggacgccgccggccctttacacgctaggacgccgccggccctttacgcgcaataggacgccgccggccctttaccgCAAttggacgccgccggccctttacgcgcaataattgacgccaaagtcaagagtgacatCTTATAGGCACGTTGTAATCTAacgctagcctgctatggcaaacgaggcctagTAGGTGTTGTTGTTCATGCAAGGCCTCATGTGGGCACAGAATATCGAAATAGttgtgtatacacccactcaATGTGTGGCAGTCATAGAAAGGTACTTTGCGCTTTTGGAGAGCTAGGTggttggctcttaaaagagcctttgggggttGAGTAGTCAAGTTGAAGTCGCAGTAGCGAATTTACTTGGCTTTGACTGCCTTCTCTGTCTTCTTGGGGAGTAGCACTGCCTGGATGTTGGGCAGCACACCACCCTGAGCGATGGTCACACCGCCGAGCAGTTTGTTCAGCTCCTCGTCGTTACGGACGGCCAGCTGCAGGTGACGGGGGATGATACGAGTCTTCTTGTTGTCACGGGCAGCGTTGCCGgccaactccaggatctcagcagtcaGGTACTCGAGCACGGCGGCCAGGTAGACTGGTGCGCCAGCGCCCACACGCTCGGCGTAGTTGCCTTTGCGCAGCAGCCTGTGCACACGGCCCACGGGGAACTGGAGCCCAGCACGGGATGAACGGGTCTTTGCCTTCGCCCTGGCCTTGCCTCCGGTTTTGCCTCTTCCGCTCATATTGGTAGCTTGAGAAAGTCACAGAAAGTCTGAATGAGCCGGTCGCCACTTCGAGAGCCGTACTTATACCTCGCCACAAGAGGCAACGATTGGCCACCGGGCTGGTGTGGCCTTATCCAATTGGAGCgagggacagaaagacagacagccctaagccggttcccacccacaggcagcgagtgagaggctactttgtttccctccgactttgttactttgtgtcatttcgcaagagtgactgagtgagtgagtgagtgagtgagagagagagtgtgagtgagagagagagagagagactgtctctctctctcactcactcactcactcagtctctctctctctgtctctctctctctctcagtcactcactcagtctctctctctttctcactcactcactcagtctctctctctctctctcactctctctctcagtctctctctctctcactcattcactcactcacactcactcagtctctctctctctgtctctctctcactcactcactcagtctctctctctctgtatctctctctctcagtcactcactcagtctctctctctctctctctctctctcactcactcactcactcaatctcactcactcagtctctctctctctctctctcagtctctttcactcactcactcactcactcactcactcactctctctctctctctctctctctctctctctctctctcactcagtctctctctctctctctcactcactcactcagtctctctctctctgtttctctccctctctcagtcactcactcagtctctctctctctctctctcactcacactcactcagtctcactcactcagtctctctctcagtctctctctctcactctctctctctctctctctcactcacactcactcacactcactcactcactcagtctctctctctctctctctctcactcactcagtctcactctctcagtctctctctctgtctctctctctcagtctctcagttctctctctctctctctctctctctctctctctctctcactcactcactctctctctcagtctctctctctctctcatcactcactcacactcactcagtctctctctctgtctcttactcactcactctgtctctctctctctcagtcactcactcagtctctctctctcactcactcagtctctctctctctctctctctctcagtctctctctctcagtctctctctctcgctctctctctcactcactctctctctcagtctctctctctctctctctcatcactcactcacactcactcagttctctctctctctctctctgtcactcagtctctctctcagtgtctctctctctctctctctctcactcactcactctctctctctcactcactcagtctctctctctctctctctctctcagtctctctctcagtctctctcgctctctctctcactcactcactctctctctcagtctctctctctctctcatcactcactcactcactcagtctctctctctctctctctgtcactcagtctctctctctcactcactcagtctctctctctctctctctcagtgtctctctctctctctctctctcactcactcactctctctctctcactcactcagtctctgtctctctctctctcactcactcactcactcactcaggctctctctctctttctctctctctctcagtcactcactcagtatCTTGTGGTGGCATTACGCAATGATGTAAGCACATTTGGGAATgtcttctattttgttgcataaaGACGACCCTATGCATAAACTGTGAGGCCGAGGGTGGCTTACCTTTACCCACCCAAACACCCccccacatacaaacacacacacacccacacacacacacaatgaagggATTGATTTCCTACGCATACAGAGGTGATAGTGATGTGCCAATATTGTATGGTACCTTTCTTAGCAAACCAATAATAAAGCTTCTTATAATGGGATAATTGTTATGATGTTGATCATTTGTATTGCCGCAGGATAGCCTCAGATGTGTCGTCACAGAACGGCCACAGAAAGAGGGCCCATCTCAACTGTTCATTTCAAAGGGACAAATTGGAGGGGGGTGCACTGATGCCATAAGGGCCCAAGAGCACAGACTGCCACTTTATCATTCAGTGCAGTTGAACATCTCAGATGTGACTAGCTTTCATAGGACAACTTATTGTTGCCATAATTGTCTCTTACCTGTACTTACTGGCTGCCGGCCCTCGGTGGAGTATATCGAGGAACAGAGGGTGCCTTTTAGGATAAGGACTAACAAGGTTTTGACTAGGCGGGATACAGCTACGACTCGAAGTGACTTTTCCCTAGCAGGTTAGGCTAATTAGGCTAGAGTGCAGATACTTGACGTGTACAGTACAACAACCAATCACAGAGGGCCTGTTACCACACCCTATAGGCTTCAACATAATAATATaacaatatataataatactCATACATAATAATCGAACATCACCTTTGACTACAGTGACATTGGTagtaagtaggctacagtataatgGATAGCTACCCAACTGGGACAGAAAGTGGAAATGGAAGGGGGGACACGCAGTGAGTAAAACTCCTAACGacataaaaacacagacactTCAGTGGAACGCACAGGGCAAGACGGGAAGGAAGACGTGGAGAAGGACTATTGAAGAGGAGATGAAGAACACCGGAAGCTATCGAGTGAAGAAATGGGCCCGGAACAGGGTTAGGCCGAGATGCACTGTTGACGCCCTATGCTTCATTTAGGACCTCAAAGAAATGAGTCAACTCCTATAGGGACTATTTTCACGCCACCTGCTGGACCAGAGGTCATGTGGCCAACACTCTGCTTGAGATCATTAAgagctataaggagtccatcaactacctggtcagtcaagtcatatagggggatttcatggccacctgctggagcacaagTAATGTTTgcaccactggccttaaaatcattaggagctataaggaataaatcaactcatcattcaagtcatataggagggatcttagcaccacctgctggatcaGAAGTACCCTTCACCGTAGGCACAAGAGAGCCATCATCTCTCAACCGGTGCAATTTCCATAAGTACGTGGTAATAAAACAAACAACGACAGCTCATCATATAGGCAgtggtttcaaaactctaagcgcGTGTTCAAGTAGAGCACACCAAATCATGCATGTACTTGTTCATCACACtgaatcagtgtttcatctagaaatacatgcCTCGCGTTGCAATACGTGTTCTTGTAAAGTCATTGctttccacaatgcaatgctcataTCACTTTCCGTGTGATATTGTTGTTcatttgttcaaatgtatttgactatgacttaatccgactgctctgaattcataatcacctcacggtttggtgttaacctaccgattttcaactgctttgcctactgcagattaggaacgctgtcatgaaaatgtatgcttgGGAAGTCTAAAATGAGGGTAACTCCCTTAAGGTAAATGTCTGTGTTCTGAGTGGCAAAAAATACAGATTTTTTTAATAACATTTAGATATGTGCATACTGCCTGTCCTTAGGCAAACGCATTTAGAAGGGGAAGAAGTGGAACCAATGAATACTTTTCTTGCTCTTCAATCAAAACAAAACCTTCACAAAGTGGTGCGTTTGCCCCTAAATGACCCCTGAGGATTAGTGTGTTCTCATTTGTCAGTAATTGACCTGACATACTCCCTTTAAATGGTACTATTTTACGCAAAcgtatactgtaatgtactactATTATGATGTCACTTCACGGTAAGTAGAGCGAAATGCTGATATTGACAAGGTCAGAGACGTAAGGTATGTCCCAAATGCATCCCCTATACCGTAAACGTGGATCCAAAAGGAAGTTGCTGGGGTCTATTGGATGAGGGGTGTACTCAACTGTGCCTATAGCGTGTCAAAAGTCCCCCAAACGGGAAATACCCCCTTGGCAACTGGGCAGAGGCCCTGTCCATTTCAGCACCGCGGACCTCCCTATTACCCGTGTCAGTGAGTGGAGATGCAGCACAAGCGCTGTCCATACAACGGTGCTGAATACAGCAACGCATGCGCCGATCCTGCCTTTGTACTTCCTGATGGTAGCAAATGTTTTGGTGGAGTTTGACTATTATAGATAAAAAAACAACGGATCGGCGCAATTTgcaaaacgcgcaccccttggggaccccaggaccgcgtttgggaaacgctggcctaaAGAGCAAATAACCATGGTGTGCAGTACCCAAATTTAACCACAGGATGtcctccgtgctccactgtaaagtttgggcctctgcatgagtctctcagcagcactgcaacatgggactttcaaagtaagttggcatgcaatgtttcttctggactgcattcaaggcaactaatgacacaactaatagtgtcaattattcatctgaacacaattcttgtaactattcggcctatattatcactcgtttcttttccccctcctttgtaaagcattttactgtgctactatagtccaaaggaagtggatgatgccagacgGTTGTATATATggttgtatatatacatatatatatacacacacacacacacattgaagctagacttcaggcaacgaaaaggtgcaatacgtagcttttagacgtgttagtgaacaacatacatggtgggtaatgtagaggtgcgtgtatacatggaacaattgtgcctttttgatggaaatatggaggtggctc
This portion of the Coregonus clupeaformis isolate EN_2021a unplaced genomic scaffold, ASM2061545v1 scaf3484, whole genome shotgun sequence genome encodes:
- the LOC123490062 gene encoding histone H2A gives rise to the protein MSGRGKTGGKARAKAKTRSSRAGLQFPVGRVHRLLRKGNYAERVGAGAPVYLAAVLEYLTAEILELAGNAARDNKKTRIIPRHLQLAVRNDEELNKLLGGVTIAQGGVLPNIQAVLLPKKTEKAVKAK